One stretch of Podospora pseudoanserina strain CBS 124.78 chromosome 4, whole genome shotgun sequence DNA includes these proteins:
- a CDS encoding hypothetical protein (EggNog:ENOG503NV00; COG:O; BUSCO:EOG092614ZG), with the protein MPSYSYHLIFELYATPDPTTSAVADTINDIWVPTPTCPTIFDDLPSHTPRSARPPSPRHLPFRPNHQSHHLYEAGPSSVPPPDFSYASGKVIDCGRHRGTTNVEPNQDITPNPATKRRNIVHVSERQWRERETSADIPLKPEIQGIGPNKATKDWRFGRINIESFDPASVPSNNGKAKEVIMEGHGRQPAASLGPNLGGMGQNTKGRYIPAVNTKNTEAGWGIVHLYREANEFSALNSPPPIPPPPGLQDSGVGEEGTVLCIPAVPSYMSPSDFLGFIGEPWRGSVSHYRMVSTSRMNRYMVLMKFKDKKTATEWRKEFDGRPFDTLAESEICHVTFIKSITVETPGRKGSEGAGVGKGETGMINSLRPFPPPTPSLVELPTCAVCLERMDDTAGLMTILCQHVFHCTCLQTWKTRGCPICRATNPLTKQQQELDDEGNPYAKPFGHGVSNLCSVCDAPDNLWICLICGNVGCGRYQRGHAKEHWKETAHSFSLELVTQHVWDYAGDMWVHRLIRDKGDGKVVELPSGNTNTAGSGRGEDMDVVPRAKLENIGLEYTHLLTSQLESQRVYFEEMVNKAADKATKAAAAAEKAAGQAKEALRELGELREECRVLREETVPGLEKDLARENARGQKSAELARSLGKALQEEKQVTKGLMERIEHLKKEGEKNAALVQELRRENEGLKEMNHDLTMFISGQEKLKEMEKEGQLQEGELEEGTVGVAEGSKKKKKGKNKK; encoded by the coding sequence ATGCCGTCCTATTCCTATCATTTAATCTTCGAGCTTTATGCGACGCCCGatcccaccacctctgccGTCGCCGATACCATCAACGACATCTGGGTCCCCACCCCAACCTGCCCGACAATCTTTGACGATCTCCCCTCTCACACTCCACGCAGCGCTCgcccgccttctcctcgacatctTCCATTTCGACCGAATCATCAGAGTCACCATCTCTACGAAGCCGGACCAAGCTCCGTTCCTCCACCAGACTTTTCCTACGCGTCAGGCAAGGTAATCGACTGCGGCCGCCACCGAGGAACAACAAACGTAGAGCCCAACCAAGATATCACCCCGAACCCCGCCACCAAGCGACGCAACATCGTTCACGTAAGTGAGCGTCAGTGGCGCGAGAGGGAGACCTCAGCCGACATCCCTCTCAAACCCGAAATTCAAGGGATAGGGCCCAACAAGGCAACCAAAGACTGGCGATTCGGGCGCATCAACATTGAGAGCTTCGATCCCGCGTCTGTCCCATCAAACAACGGAAAGGCGAAAGAAGTCATCATGGAGGGACACGGCAGGCAGCCGGCGGCCAGCCTAGGTCCTAACCTAGGCGGCATGGGACAAAACACCAAAGGCCGTTACATCCCAGCAGTAAACACAAAGAACACGGAAGCTGGTTGGGGAATCGTGCATCTATACCGGGAAGCCAACGAGTTCTCGGCGCTGaactcaccacccccaataCCACCCCCACCAGGACTACAAGACAgcggggttggcgaggagggaaCAGTTTTGTGTATCCCAGCGGTGCCATCCTACATGTCACCATCGGATTTCTTGGGGTTCATTGGTGAGCCCTGGAGGGGAAGCGTAAGCCATTACCGAATGGTCTCGACAAGCAGGATGAACCGGTACATGGTCCTCATGAAGTTCAAAGACAAAAAGACGGCCACGGAATGGAGAAAAGAGTTTGACGGGCGGCCATTTGATACCTTGGCGGAGAGCGAGATATGTCATGTCACGTTTATCAAGAGCATCACTGTCGAGACAccaggaagaaaagggagCGAAGGCGCCggggtgggaaagggagagaCGGGCATGATCAATTCCCTTCGccctttcccaccaccaacaccaagtctAGTCGAGCTGCCTACCTGCGCGGTTTGTCTCGAGAGAATGGACGACACGGCCGGGTTGATGACGATTTTGTGCCAACACGTGTTTCACTGCACGTGTCTCCAGACATGGAAGACGAGGGGCTGCCCTATCTGCAGGGCGACGAACCCGCTCacgaagcagcagcaggagcttgatgatgaagggaaCCCCTACGCGAAGCCGTTTGGGCACGGGGTTAGTAATTTGTGCAGTGTGTGCGACGCGCCCGACAACCTCTGGATCTGCCTGATATGCGGCAATGTTGGGTGCGGGAGGTACCAGAGGGGGCATGCGAAGGAGCATTGGAAGGAGACGGCGCACAGTTTTAGTCTGGAGTTGGTGACGCAGCACGTGTGGGATTATGCGGGTGACATGTGGGTGCACAGGTTGATTAGGGAtaagggggatgggaaggtggtTGAGCTGCCTAGTGGTAATACCAATACTgctgggagtgggaggggggaggatatgGATGTTGTGCCAAGGGCGAAGTTGGAGAATATCGGGTTGGAGTACACGCATTTGCTGACTAGTCAGTTAGAGAGTCAGAGGGTGTATtttgaggagatggtgaatAAGGCTGCGGATAAGGCgaccaaggcggcggcggcggcggagaaggctGCGGGACAGGCGAaggaggcgttgagggagttgggggagctgagggaggagtgtagggttttgagggaggagacaGTGCCGGGTTTGGAGAAGGatttggcgagggagaatgCTAGGGGGCAGAAGAGTGCGGAgttggcgaggagtttgggcAAGGCTttgcaggaggagaagcaggtcACcaaggggttgatggagaggatTGAACATTtgaagaaagagggggagaagaatgCGGCGTTGGTGCAGGAGTTGAGACGGGAGAACGAGGGCCTGAAAGAGATGAATCACGATTTGACCATGTTTATCAGTGGGCAGGAAAAGCTAAAGGaaatggagaaggaggggcagcTACAGGAGGGCGAGTTGGAAGAGGGGACGGTGGGAGTTGCTGAGGGGAgtaagaagaagaagaaggggaagaataAGAAGTAG